The Elaeis guineensis isolate ETL-2024a chromosome 13, EG11, whole genome shotgun sequence genome includes a region encoding these proteins:
- the LOC140853158 gene encoding ACT domain-containing protein ACR8-like produces the protein MEYVVFHGTIDTDGDRAHLAPRWEPNQFESRAAACDPMLANRHRVQSIRGIAIGAAHNGPMRPSRRCDPEIPGDGLSMMRIEVSTKGQMVMNVFYVTDAVGHLADPKMIDVVIEKIGVESLKVNDDRP, from the exons ATGGAGTACGTCGTGTTCCACGGCACCATCGATACTGATGGTGATCGAGCCCACCTg GCACCTAGATGGGAACCCAATCAGTTCGAAAGCAGAGCGGCAGCATGTGATCCAATGCTTGCAAACCGCCATCGAGTACAGAGCATCCGAG GGATTGCGATCGGAGCTGCGCACAATGGACCGATGAGGCCTTCTCGCCGATGTGACCCAGAAATTCCGGGAGATGGCCTCTCGATGATGAGGATTGAGGTCTCCACCAAAGGCCAAATGGTGATGAATGTATTCTACGTCACCGATGCTGTCGGCCACTTGGCCGACCCCAAGATGATCGATGTAGTGATTGAGAAGATTGGCGTCGAGAGCCTCAAGGTGAACGACGATCGACCGTAG